GCCAAGAGCGCACCCGTGGCCAAGCCCGCCGCGCCCAAAGCTTCGGGTGCCAAGCCGGCTGCCGCCAAACCCGCACCCGTCAAGCCCGCTTCGGGCGTCGAGGTGGTCTTCGAGCGCTACTCCCCCCAATCCCACTCGGTGGATTTGGTGGGAACGTTCAATGACTGGACGTTGGGGAAGAATCCAATGCGCCGCGATAAGGCCGGTCGGTGGAGCGCCACCTTGAAGCTCAAGCCGGGAAGCTACGAGTACAAGTTCGTCTATGACGGGCTCCACTACGAGCCGGATCCGGAACGCGAGTTGGTGACCAATTCCTTTGGCTCTGCCAACAATCTGCTGATCGTCGCCTGAGAAGAACGCTCGTCATCGGCGATGTCCATGGGTGCAGAGACGAGCTGGAGGAACTCCTCCAGCGGTTTTCCGCCGTGGAAGGCGATCGATTGATCGCTGTCGGCGATTTGGTGAACAAAGGGCCGGATTCCGCAGGGGTCATCGATCTGGTCCAATCTGCCGGCATTCGTTGTGTGCTGGGCAACCACGAAGCCAAGCTGCTTCGGGTGGAGGCGATTCCCGGCCCTTTGCGGGGCGCCAAGGATTGGAAATTCGCGGAGAAAATCGGTCCGCGACTGGAAGAGCTGGCCGCCCACATCCGGCAGTGGCCTTATTGGCTGGATCTTGGAGACCTGCTGGTGGTCCATGCCGGGCTGGAGCCGGGCGTGGAGCGTCTGGAAGACATGCGCAAGGAGATCCTGCTGACCATCCGCACCTGGGATGGGTCCGGGCAGGAAATGGATTCCTCCTCCGACCCACCGTGGTTCGATTGCGTGCGCTGGCCGATTCCTGTCGTATTTGGCCACTGGGCCATGCGCGGCTTGGTGGATCGGT
This DNA window, taken from Fibrobacterota bacterium, encodes the following:
- a CDS encoding glycogen-binding domain-containing protein, which encodes MQAKKTVQTKPSAAKPSAAKPAAKPVAPTKKVAAKPQAPAPKAAPAKSAPVAKPSAAKPSAAKPAAKPAVPAKKVATKPQAPAPKATPAKSAPVAKPAAPKASGAKPAAAKPAPVKPASGVEVVFERYSPQSHSVDLVGTFNDWTLGKNPMRRDKAGRWSATLKLKPGSYEYKFVYDGLHYEPDPERELVTNSFGSANNLLIVA
- a CDS encoding metallophosphoesterase, which encodes MRRTLVIGDVHGCRDELEELLQRFSAVEGDRLIAVGDLVNKGPDSAGVIDLVQSAGIRCVLGNHEAKLLRVEAIPGPLRGAKDWKFAEKIGPRLEELAAHIRQWPYWLDLGDLLVVHAGLEPGVERLEDMRKEILLTIRTWDGSGQEMDSSSDPPWFDCVRWPIPVVFGHWAMRGLVDRSDVKGLDTGCVYGRWLTGWCPEEARFYHVDARKEYAPLARD